The Paramisgurnus dabryanus chromosome 17, PD_genome_1.1, whole genome shotgun sequence genome includes the window TATTATGTAACCAACATCCAAAAGTGGCATTTGCAACCAAATGATTCTTTAAACAGTCATCCAAGCAGAGTAAATACAGGTCAAGTTCACCATATTAACTGCAGCAAACgttttacaaacataccatTATTTTTTGTGCCTTATCTCCTTTTTTATAATCATAAAGTTTACATTAAAATTACATTCATACATGATTAAATGTGATGCTtaggaaatgtttttttgaggtCACGTGCAATCTGTACAGTTTCCATAACTTACACAGGGTCTGTATAACAATTAAtcacaactaatcgtttgctGAATAAACATGTTTGTTCACatatgtgtataataattatttctatataaatgcacacaaatgcatgtaaagttttaagaaaaaatatatgtatatactaagtattcatatttatatataaatataaaaatgtatttacacatctcttaaatatatacatgcgtttgtatttatatatacataattattatacacaatacacacacatttattattttattataaacaaaaactttattctgcaaacgatcaGTTGCGATTAATTTTTATGAGGCCTTACACTACACAGTATTTCTGGTTATATCCAATTCGTTGGATATCATTTAGTATCACACATTTCTTTCAGAAGACAGTTTGCATATGTATGGTTTGATTGCCACATGCAAATCTTGACAGATTTGCTCTCGTGGGCTCGCTCTCAGTAGGGAGTTTTCCTTTTAGCTTTCTGCTTGAAGTCGCATCTGTCTTTTGGGAAATTATCTGTGACTCATGATGAGGATTAAATCTGAAGTGCATATTGCGGTATCAAAGCATTGTGAAAAACTGTAGAGTGGTTTTTTTTGTGAGTGCCTGACGCTTCAGTGTATTTGTATGCATTGGTCCGTTAAAATGTAATACCTACTTTATTAGGTGTAGTGGAGGGGGATCTGGCTGCGGTGGAGGCGTTCAAGACATCAGGTGGTGACATTGCACGTCAGCTGACCGCAGACGAGGTACGGATTCTGAACCGCCCGTCTGCGTTTGACGCTGGTTTCACGCTGGTGCACCTCGCCATCCGCTTCCAAAGACAGGACATGCTAGCAGTGCTGCTCACAGAGGTCAGAATTGATCTTACGATGGGAGACTTAATAAAATAGCAAATCAAAGCAATGTTACAATGATTTTACTGTGGTAAAGGTAACCAATCATTGatgtaaaatcaaatgtttatccGCAAAATGctgtaataatattttcacaagaatcattatttttagttacatttttcccatgaatatTTTCTGATAGCAAGTACAacttattatatatatttatgcatttggccgaCGCTTCTCAATCAACTTGAAGCCTGTTTAACCCTATTTGTTTTATTATCAGTGTGCATGAATGCAACACACACGCTCAAATACTTGAGTTCAATTGAAATTGCATGAAAAAATTAAGTGATCACAATGTAATACGTTTTTTATACAAAACAATAGAAAGAATCACGATCTGATATTGATTCAGTTCATTTAACAAAGTTCTTGCTCACTGTATTTAATGTAGATGTATTTCCTTCATTCCTAAGGTATCTCAGCAGACAGCTAAGTGTATACCGGCACTTGTGTGTCCCGAATTAACAGAACAGATCCGCAGGGAGGTGGCCGCAGCTCTTCACAGACGTAAAGGAGAATTCCCCTGTTACTTCTTCACTGATCTCGTCACCTTCACATTACCAGCAGGTTCTCATTTATTCTTGTTTAGGAAAAGATTCCTTGTTGCCACATGATGGTCAGGTGCTTCCTGTTGCATAACACGTGGGGTTCGGTCATGAGATTGTGTCTGGGTGTTCTCTGTGTATTCTTGTTTTCAAAGCAAAAGGATTGTAAATAACAACAAGGTTGTCAATGCACAATTTTTAATGTGTTACATTTGATTCTTTTAAGATATTGAAGACCTTCCCCCAAATGTACAAGAAAAATTGTTTGATGAGATCTTGGATCGAGATGTGCAGAAAGGTAACCAGAAcaagtttttctgaaaattgTTGCCAAGTAACAGAAATGTTAGCTTTACAAAAATAAgctaatatgtttttaaaatcgAATATTGATATGTATTTAATTTCTATGAACTAGATATAATCAAAAAATGTTGACACTTGGCAAAAGCAGATACATCAACTGGGTGCACAGGGTTTAACATTAAAACTATATAAAGcctatttttttgtattttggttATGCACTAGGGATGGGAAAATTTCATATCTtattatagtgaccaaagttatcacggtCATGGTTTTGTTCaaatgagatggaaatgttcaaaaggaactgatacacacactaaaaacatttgaacaagttttaattttgaaaatcacaatttaatatttcatgtccctgatattatttctgtggtaaataaataaataaatctatcTAGTGAATTTACTGTGAattaatacaatacattatcccttaaatgccttcttgtGCAAAAAAACTTTGTTGCATGTGCACGCCCATCAGGACATTTTATCGTGGTTAatcgtgaaaccggtaatcgtcccatccctaTTATGCACGATTAGATGATTATGCATTTCACTTTTTGATTTAGCATAGTTTTCCCTGCTGTCCTAGAGGGGGTTCGtagttaataaaaaataaacaattacagTTAAATCATAAAGtttaaaagggacatatcatgaaaatcagactttttccatgtttaagtgctataattgggtccccagtgcttgtatcaacctagaaaatatgtaaaagatcaacccagtaacttagttttggtaaccattctctgcaagcatgtgaaaaaatagctcattgaaatttggctccccttgtgatgtcagaaggggataataccgccccttattctgcactatccaaccaccgcactgccatttagggcagagatcagctcatttgcattttaaaggacacacccaaaacggcacatttttgctcacgcctacaaagtggcaattgtaacatgttataataaaatatgatattttgagctaaaacttcacttagtggggacaccaaagatttatctttataaagtcttgtgaaaggttccctttaaataaatcattttaaaagtaaatataacATTGTAacaacaatataaataaaacacatactaataaaaaatattttatttgtttaaacagCATGTCATGTGACTATTACGCAACACCACAATGGTGCCATTTTGCAGAACTCATGCAAAATGAACAGATttgttttatataataaaagaaTGAAAGTCCAGTAACatgtaataataacaataattatgTAATGTACTAACAATTAAAACTTTCAAAtagatgataaataaatgtacaaatgtgcTATTTAAAATCACAGGGTATTTCTagtaaataatttaggtcaATGGAggtcaaaaaagtttttaaatccCTGATCAAGAATATGCCTTAGCTGTTCTATTTCAGTTGTATCCCTAAAGGACAGCTGTTAAATGTATAATTGAATGTGCAAAGAGCAGCTTTAGGAATCTGGTTTGTTTTCCGCAGAGCTCGAGGAGGAGTCTCCCATCATAAACTGGTCTTTGGAGCTGGGCACACGTCTGGATAGCCGCCTGTACGCTCTGTGGAACAGAACCGCTGGAGATTGTCTTCTGGATTCTGTTTTACAGGCCACATGGGGAATTTATGACAAAGACTCGGTCCTGAGAAAAAGCCTCAACGATAGTTTACATGACTGCTCTCACTGGTAAGACGGAAAAAAAAGTCCGCAATTTCCAAcctttataatgtttttatctACCAAAGATTCAAATCAGTCAGAAGTAGATTGAATTGTGCCAGAATGATTTAACAATAGTCATTGTTGATATTACAGATATCATTTGTGCTTTGCATTCCAGGTTTTACACACGCTGGAAAGAGTGGGAATCCTGGTATTCCCAGAGCTTCGGTTTACATTTCTCCCTGAGGGAGGAACAGTGGCAGGAAGACTGGGCATTTATACTGTCATTAGCAAGTCAGGTATATAACTAATCATCTAGTTTTGGCATCACTGCACACACACAGCTACTcattatttatgttttgttgttgttgatgtCGGGTGCATATTTTAGCAGAATGATTTTATTGAATGATTTGACATAAATTTGGTGTTAAAGTAAAATTTAATTAAAGTGATAAGGCGGTCAAAGCGTTAGTCATATCTGAAGGGGTTGAAGCGACCATTAGCCATCATTATATTACACCACAGTATACCTGTTTACCTAAATGTACAGCTGCTGATGCATTTGGATAAACAGCTTTTccatgtaataaataaatatgtcaCCACCTACAGAGATCACTGACTCATACAGAAAGACAGCCCACCCAAATACAATGAGTTTGTTTTCCATTAAGCTTTTCATACAACACTTGGGCTAGGAATTGAAAATGGACGGTTTATATTGTAATggtttttcacagaatgttctttacattatttcggatgattttatgtagggATCACatactgtgtgtatatataatcaAAAAGTAACAATTGACTTATCATTTGAAACCATTTTCCCTTTCCACTGAAGTCACCAGGCTGCAAAAGGTATTGGATACCTTATGTTAGCCAATAAGCAATGAGCTATTAAGGCATCAGTTTAGCAAAATTATGCCCGGTCTGGCTCTAAATTGCAAATGGCAAATTAAATCATTGtgattttgtaataaaataagcCTGTGTTATACAGAACAATGAGTGCAGATATGTTACTGTAACATTCATATATCCTCTTCATGTTTTGTGCCTGGAGCCGGGAGCGAGTTTAGAGCAGACGCACGTGTTTGTGTTGGCACACATTCTGCGCAGACCCATCATTGTGTACGGTGTAAAATATTACAAGAGCTTCAGAGGAGAGACTCTGGGATACACTCGATTTCAAGGTAAGCTGTTCTGCTAGGCTGTACTTTATGGGTAATTATATAATTGCATGTACCTTTGGTGTTCAAAGTCAAGattttttctgctttttcaaatggttatattattgttttaagaaTTTGGTACTCATTGTCATGGATCACAAGATTTTACAGGCCATtacaatataatatttaataatttctgTCTCTTATATAGCTAAAAGTCAtgattcaaggccctgggaagtttttgaaaatattcatacatagatacaggtcattgaaagtgcttgaatctattttatgcaagacgttttctggaaaaaaatccatattattccctgtgtagtgtaggataatatcatacaattctagactttttaagcacacgtgctaaactgttggctttaaatgcttatatcttctgtatgcgaatgttgattcataccaaaatgcttttttgcatagttgtgtttgacacatgaaaacgtctcgggttacgtatgtaactgttgttccctgagaagggaacgagacgctgcgtctcccttgccatacttcatgcgtccctgtaacgccgccTTTGgtaatatttcagatagcgatatacttcctggctcccgcatcaccctgtctttaaGCTTCACTattggttaaatttgatatacaaattcagatgcacttacccttggaggcTTCCCAAAGTGTTCCcgcgaaagggaactgtaacaatgtatcttaaaacataacacgatgtaaccttgctctcacttgaaatatttccccacatttagtccttaaatttgagggtattgaacctggaaagtccttgaatttgaagttaacttaAGTGTTGGAACCCTGTGTgtttccattacagatttgcgcaaaacttatgcgctattttctaaatgtcaatCAAAAAACACTTGTGAAATGACGGCATTTACACTAATCGATGATATGCGACTAAAAGTTTTTCCTCTTGCGACAAGTCATTCAATTCCTAGGCATTATTTCAATTGAAGGAGACGTTggagtgttatccaaacattaatgccaaGAAAAGACCCTTATACTTGGGAGAGGCAACGTATGAGGTGTTTCTTGGATGTAATAgtagattattttaaattaaaggaGATGTATGAGTGTTATCCAAACAATATTGGAAAGGAAATCCTCTTGGGTGTTTCTGGGAGGTTTTAGTACATACAAAggggtttcccagacagggtttagaatcatccaggactaggccttatgacattttatgtagTTTTTTCAAGCATAACTTACagaaaaacaatactggtgtgcattttgaggcaataATGATTTTAGTAATGGTTACGTGTTTCGGACCTGAAAATGCAAACAAACGGTTTAATTTTAGTTTTGCGAATTACACCTTTTCTGAATTGCTTGAAAAAACCACCTCATCCCAGGTTTGGCAAAATTGACGTGTTTGCATTGACCGAATTTTCAATTCGCATGTAAATTTGAGCAAATTTGAAGGGTAATGAAAACGCAGCTAGTGTGTGTTTCTCTGTGTATGAATGCCACTTCTGTCACATactgtcaacactgttactCTACCTTGGTAACAGAGTTGACAGTAACAGAAATGACACAGACCAATTCAACCATACTACTTATTAATTTAACAGGAAATCATGATTTTTAGCTACACAAGAACGTTTTACAGTAATACTATATCTTTTTTTGCTTGTAGGTCCATCACTTCAATCACTTGAAACACCAAATCTACCTGCAATTATAAAATCACTCATGTTTTGTTCAGATAATGCGACTGTGCACCCTTACAAAAAGGTCCCATGGTTTCCACTTAAATACCATAACAgtcacaattattattattaggacTGTACGTTTGTAATGAATTACTATGAGATCCTCAAACAGTCTAAAAAGACTTCAGAATCGTTCTgtcattttgtttcttttcttgATTACGGTAGTTACTACTAACATTATACCCCACTGTAACTATAGTAACCGTTTCTCTTGGTGGTTTCCATAGTAAACTTGTATAACACcacacattttctttttttctgtatttGTGATGATAATTGGTGTAAAAGCATTTGCAATTGTTTTACCAAGAGAGGTGTAATCTCTGTGATATCAGTTTAAGGATTAGTTCATTTTCTTtcaaaaatccagataatttactcaccaccatgtcatccaaaatgttgatgtctttctttgttcagtcgagacgAAATACATGTTTTTggggaaaacattccaggatttttctcattttaatggaccccaaaacgcaacagttttaatgcagtttaaaattgcagtttcaaaggactctaaacgatcccaaacgaggcataaaggtcttatcaagtgaaataataaaaaatatgcacttttaaaccacaacttctcatctatctccggtcctgtgatgtgccagcgtgacctcacgtaattgcgtaatgacgtggaaaggtcacgtgttacatatatgaaacgcacatttgcaggccattttaaacaataaactgacacaaagacattaattagtatcattcaacatagAACAACGTCCgaggtcctctttctccacacttgtaaacactggggagtagtttcgcatacgtcatccgtgacctccttgacgtgatgacgtattacgtgaggtcgagCTGGCGCGTGATATGATCGGAGGAAGACgcgaagttgtggtttaaaagtgcattttttttacttgccaaaaatgacaattgtttcgctagataagacgtTTGGGATCGTTTGGAGTCCTTGAAATTGCAATTTTaaagtgcattaaaactgttatgtgttggggtccattaaagtccattaaaatgagaaaaatcatggaatgctttcctcaaaaaacatcatttcttcccgactgaacaaagaaagacatcaacattttaaatgacatggtggtgagtaaattatctggatttttattttaagaaaatggtctaatcctttaagatctactgtaacACAGACATCAGAGATTTAGAGAGCTTTTGTTTTTATCCTTACCATGATTTTAGGTGTATACCTGCCTCTGCTGTGGGAGCCAAGCTTCTGCTGGAAAAGCCCCATCGCCCTCGGTTACACACGTGGTCATTTTTCTGCCCTGGTTGCTATGGAGAACGATGGCTATGATAATCGAGGCGCGGGCGCCAACCTGAACACAGATGATGATGTCACCGTTACGTTCCTGCCATTGGTCGACAGTGAGCGAAAGCTGTTGCACATCCACTTTCTGTCAGCacaagaggtgagagaaacacAAAAGCACGGTTTCATTGAGATAATGTTTTTTACGAGCTGGtagcagtgcattctgggattgatGTAATTTTGCTTTAGATTTTTGCTAAATTAATGGAGCactatttaaaggaaaacaccacagttttttttaatattttactatgttcttacctcaacttagacaaatgaatacatacctatatttgTTCAAtccatgcacttaatctttttacagcgtgttgtgaatctgttagcatttagcctagccccattaattccttaggatccaatcagggatgaatttagaagaaCCAAACACTTTCACGTTTTCCcgatttaaagactgttacataagtagttacacaagtaagtatggtggcacaaaataaaatgtggcgattttttttttaagcagataaaaatgagaactatattgtatggcgcaATACAATATAGTTCACATTTTTTATCCGCGTAACAAAATCgacacgttttattttgtgccaccatacttactcgtgtactTGAAAATATGGACATGTtttgtggcttctaaattcattcctgtttggatcctaaggaatgaatgggactaggctaaatgctaacacattcaagatgcgctgtacaaagattaagcgCACGCAATGAAAAAAGAGAGGTAACttatgtattattttttctaagttgaggtaagaacatagtaaaatataaaaaaaaatgtggtgttttcctttaaggtctTTGTGATTTCATCGGATTGCTTTTTTAATGGCTTTTGTGTGCGTCTATCAGATGGGTACGGAGGAACAACAGGAGCGGATGTTGAGGCAGTGGATGGACTGTTGCGTGACGGAGGGCGGGGTTTTGGTCGCGATGCAGAAGAGCTCGAGGAGGCGGAACCACCCGCTTGTCACTCAAATGGTGGAGAAATGGCTGGACGGTTATCGGCAACTTGCCGCCTGTCCCACTCTTTCTGATggggaggaggaagaggaagacGAAGATGAGTGAAGAAGACCCCACGACGAAGTTCACTTGACACTACAACACGGCCCAATTGTTTTCCTtcacatataaacacacaaacgcacacgcGTGTAAACCCCGCCTAAAAAAAATACAGACCCAAGGTTTCCTTTTGGTTTTGGTCCTTAATACAGCAAATAATTTGGGTTTGTTGAAAATAAAGGAATGCAATCATGATTGTATTTGTCTTTACGAAGTACGTTCTTTGCTTTATGTTTgcgtttcgttttttttttttttttatttgctgttgCGATGCTTGTAGTGACGTAAGAAAGAAAAGGACTGAGAACTGACGCAAGTGTGCGATTTTGAGAGAATATATTTAAATAGGTAAATTGCAGCAATTTAAGCACCCTTTTTAAAACTGGTTCTGTTTGTAAAGGAACTGACTCAAGTGTCTACTTCTGTTTGTGTAGCGTTAGACTGAGATACTGAAACATAATTCACTACACGTTTGAAAACATGCATTCACGCAACTAATCGCACTCAAAATACGACTGTCGTGTTTTCTGTTTAAATAAAGCTTGGTTGTTTGTTTTCACCTGGATATGGAGGAGAAATCTAGTGGACAATGATTTCAATTTCTAACTTTTCTGTATTTATCTGAATAATAGTTTGTGAGTCATAGAAATGAATGATTTTTCACTCATATTTACGTCTTGTCCCATTTCTGAGGGCGCTTTTCGCGAAGTAACATTATTTCAGCTCTTTTTTTGTGGTCCGTTTCAAATGTCCACAGGTTCTCAGTGCAGGTTTGTCCACTACGTTTCTGAACTTCTGTGTACAACGTCATCCCTTTTAAAGACTTGATGTAGACCAAAATGAATACTGAAAGAGATCTGTTGAGTGTGTTTGCATTGCTAATATAACCAG containing:
- the zranb1b gene encoding ubiquitin thioesterase zranb1-B, yielding MTDFGLKWSCEYCTYENWPSAIKCTMCRAQRHNAPIITEEPFKSSSSLDPQLCTTQGSSSLLICPDSSARPRVRIADELPETSSKWSCHMCTYLNWPLAIRCTQCLSHRQQGSHQRPLSPSETPQTSGSRPSPVTSDPCEKYNDRNRLNMHAQRWQCSACTYENWPKSLRCVVCDHPKPNSVPETPQHDSEAESATSQSSVNEQERDNVRTSGGGVVSGGIRGRQRKLSPPMCKGQAEVKIELASGAMGSDNEQEADFKKLKQIRNRMRRSDWLFLNACAGVVEGDLAAVEAFKTSGGDIARQLTADEVRILNRPSAFDAGFTLVHLAIRFQRQDMLAVLLTEVSQQTAKCIPALVCPELTEQIRREVAAALHRRKGEFPCYFFTDLVTFTLPADIEDLPPNVQEKLFDEILDRDVQKELEEESPIINWSLELGTRLDSRLYALWNRTAGDCLLDSVLQATWGIYDKDSVLRKSLNDSLHDCSHWFYTRWKEWESWYSQSFGLHFSLREEQWQEDWAFILSLASQPGASLEQTHVFVLAHILRRPIIVYGVKYYKSFRGETLGYTRFQGVYLPLLWEPSFCWKSPIALGYTRGHFSALVAMENDGYDNRGAGANLNTDDDVTVTFLPLVDSERKLLHIHFLSAQEMGTEEQQERMLRQWMDCCVTEGGVLVAMQKSSRRRNHPLVTQMVEKWLDGYRQLAACPTLSDGEEEEEDEDE